A window of Rhizobium acidisoli contains these coding sequences:
- a CDS encoding SRPBCC family protein gives MPNTIRLHRVFATSPDKVYRAFIEADALAKWLPPNGFLCTVHHLEPVVGGTFRMSFRNFTTGNSHAFGGEFRELVPGERVRYTDKFDDPNLPGEMEVTVTLKKVSVGTEVDITQAGVPDLIPPEACYLGWQESLKNLARVIEPDIQE, from the coding sequence ATGCCGAACACCATACGCCTGCATCGCGTCTTCGCGACCAGCCCGGACAAGGTCTATCGCGCCTTCATCGAGGCGGATGCGCTTGCCAAGTGGCTGCCGCCGAACGGCTTTCTGTGCACCGTGCATCATTTGGAGCCGGTCGTCGGCGGCACGTTCAGAATGTCGTTCCGCAACTTCACCACCGGCAACAGCCATGCCTTCGGCGGCGAATTTCGCGAGCTCGTCCCCGGCGAACGCGTCCGCTACACCGACAAGTTCGACGATCCGAACCTGCCGGGCGAAATGGAAGTCACTGTGACGCTGAAAAAGGTCTCGGTCGGTACCGAGGTTGATATCACCCAAGCAGGCGTGCCCGACCTCATCCCGCCGGAGGCTTGTTATCTCGGCTGGCAGGAGTCTCTGAAAAACCTCGCCAGGGTGATCGAGCCCGATATCCAGGAATAG